The following proteins are co-located in the Pseudoalteromonas ulvae UL12 genome:
- a CDS encoding isocitrate/isopropylmalate family dehydrogenase: MYQYIQVPPQCAEKISVDANGQLIVPNQPIVTFIQGDGVGEQVTPLMCQLVDLAVDLSYAGQKKIHWMEIFNGEKAAQLYDGDWFPQETLAAISEYLVVMKGPLTTAMGAGFRSLNVALRHEMDLFVQCRPICYLPPLDSPVKAPEKIDMVVFRDNSEDVYSGIEFKADSIQAQHLLDYLQQELGVNRFRFTEHCGVGIKHISKQASQRVAKAAIQYALTHKRRSVTLVHKGDVMKFTEGAFVKWALELARDEFNATMDEHAMQMVITCPESEHQIVINTELMDVMLQNSLLAPEQYDVIAVANHHGDLLVDSLCAQIGQVSMSPAAHFGEQLALFEPTHGTCDLLVGQDSMNPISSFLSGAMMLSHLGWELAAKNIIQAISDTLHSNVVTENVSLNARDAEIVGCHAFTQHVMQALRKNIKARD, translated from the coding sequence ATGTATCAATATATCCAAGTACCCCCTCAGTGCGCAGAGAAAATATCAGTTGATGCTAATGGACAACTGATAGTACCTAATCAGCCAATTGTCACCTTTATTCAGGGAGATGGAGTCGGGGAGCAAGTCACGCCTTTAATGTGCCAATTAGTCGATTTGGCTGTTGACTTGAGTTATGCAGGTCAGAAAAAAATCCACTGGATGGAAATCTTTAATGGTGAGAAAGCAGCGCAACTGTACGATGGTGATTGGTTTCCACAAGAAACGCTCGCCGCTATTTCTGAATATTTAGTGGTGATGAAAGGACCACTTACCACGGCAATGGGAGCGGGGTTTCGCTCTTTAAATGTCGCATTACGTCATGAGATGGACTTATTTGTGCAATGTCGGCCTATTTGTTATTTACCTCCACTAGATAGCCCAGTTAAAGCACCCGAGAAAATAGACATGGTGGTGTTTCGTGATAACAGTGAAGACGTGTATTCAGGCATTGAATTTAAGGCTGACTCGATTCAAGCGCAACATTTGCTGGATTATTTGCAGCAAGAATTAGGTGTTAACCGTTTTCGTTTTACCGAGCATTGTGGCGTAGGCATTAAGCATATTTCAAAACAAGCCAGTCAACGGGTGGCTAAAGCAGCCATTCAGTATGCATTAACACATAAACGACGCAGTGTTACTTTGGTCCATAAAGGCGATGTGATGAAATTCACCGAAGGCGCCTTTGTGAAGTGGGCCTTGGAGCTGGCAAGGGATGAATTTAATGCCACTATGGACGAACACGCCATGCAAATGGTTATTACCTGTCCTGAGAGCGAGCATCAAATCGTGATCAATACTGAGCTGATGGATGTGATGTTGCAAAATAGTTTACTCGCGCCGGAGCAATACGATGTTATCGCGGTTGCAAATCATCATGGTGATTTACTTGTCGACTCGTTATGCGCCCAAATCGGCCAAGTATCCATGTCGCCAGCGGCCCATTTTGGCGAACAACTCGCTTTATTTGAACCAACACATGGCACGTGTGATTTATTAGTCGGCCAAGATTCAATGAATCCTATTTCGAGTTTTTTATCTGGTGCGATGATGCTGTCCCATTTGGGTTGGGAGCTAGCCGCGAAAAATATTATTCAAGCGATCTCGGACACTTTGCACAGCAATGTGGTGACAGAAAATGTGTCTTTGAACGCCCGCGATGCTGAAATAGTCGGGTGTCATGCGTTTACTCAACATGTGATGCAGGCACTGAGAAAAAATATTAAAGCGCGCGATTGA